Proteins co-encoded in one Bremerella sp. TYQ1 genomic window:
- a CDS encoding MerC domain-containing protein: MSNVEIESAVIPQDSNWRDYAGITASVACAIHCAAMPMVIGFLPMLGLSFLADESFHQWMAGICFMFAVAAFIPGWRKHRSWLPAAIGVGGLVVITGTAFGLSDECCASCSVPQHNTVAVEQCEAEALPPCCASGGCSEEATEKRTPVLTAGLGGFITEHAAWWTPLGGLLLVAAHLLNRHYACQCECCEPGSDT; the protein is encoded by the coding sequence ATGAGCAACGTTGAAATCGAGTCCGCAGTAATTCCTCAAGACTCAAACTGGCGAGATTATGCCGGAATCACGGCTTCGGTAGCGTGTGCTATTCACTGTGCGGCGATGCCCATGGTGATCGGTTTTCTGCCGATGCTGGGCCTTAGCTTTCTGGCAGACGAGTCCTTCCACCAATGGATGGCAGGGATCTGCTTTATGTTCGCCGTCGCCGCGTTCATACCTGGCTGGAGAAAGCATCGCAGTTGGCTGCCTGCCGCGATCGGTGTCGGTGGCTTGGTAGTTATTACCGGAACGGCCTTCGGGCTATCTGACGAATGCTGTGCTTCCTGCTCTGTGCCACAGCACAATACCGTTGCTGTCGAGCAATGCGAAGCAGAAGCATTACCTCCCTGCTGTGCATCGGGTGGCTGCAGCGAAGAAGCCACCGAAAAGCGTACACCGGTCCTTACCGCTGGACTCGGTGGATTTATCACCGAACATGCTGCGTGGTGGACACCGCTGGGCGGCTTGCTTTTGGTAGCCGCTCATCTACTTAATCGTCACTATGCCTGTCAGTGCGAATGCTGCGAACCTGGCAGCGACACCTAA
- the arsB gene encoding ACR3 family arsenite efflux transporter — protein sequence MSEGCPASEAKTGGMGFFERYLTVWVGLCIIVGIALGKIAPGVAKSLDEMALYVNGAPVVSIPIALCLFFMMYPIMVKIDFGEVVQAGKSFKPVLLTLIINWAIKPFTMYAIAAFFLGTLFIGFIGPDAVDYVKPPLGVELEVGATYGAGKVVMVDDVKMLEVPLWRSYLAGCILLGIAPCTAMVLVWGYLAKGNDGHTLVMVAVNSLTMLVLYGVLGGFLLGVGQLPVPWQALLLSIAVYVALPLVAGYLSRKWIIAAKGETWFKEKFLHLLTPVTIVALLVTLVLLFSFKGDVILSNPLTILWIAVPLFLQTVIIFALGYVASKFTGLTYENAAPTAMIGASNHFEVAIATAVMLYGLASGAALATVVGVLIEVPVMLMLVSFCKRTQSWFPREEAARTEAEPVAVSAEA from the coding sequence ATGAGCGAAGGGTGTCCAGCCAGTGAGGCTAAAACTGGAGGAATGGGATTCTTCGAACGTTACCTGACCGTTTGGGTCGGTTTGTGCATCATCGTAGGAATCGCCTTGGGGAAGATTGCTCCCGGCGTTGCGAAATCGCTCGACGAAATGGCTTTGTACGTTAACGGTGCACCTGTCGTTTCGATACCGATCGCTCTCTGCTTGTTCTTTATGATGTATCCGATCATGGTGAAGATCGACTTCGGCGAAGTCGTTCAAGCGGGCAAGTCATTCAAGCCAGTCTTGCTGACGCTGATCATCAACTGGGCCATCAAACCGTTTACCATGTATGCCATCGCGGCGTTCTTTCTGGGTACGCTGTTCATTGGATTCATCGGCCCCGATGCCGTCGACTACGTAAAACCACCTCTGGGTGTCGAACTGGAAGTAGGAGCAACCTACGGCGCAGGAAAAGTCGTCATGGTCGACGATGTGAAGATGCTGGAAGTCCCTCTTTGGCGAAGCTATTTGGCGGGCTGTATTCTACTGGGAATCGCTCCGTGCACCGCGATGGTTTTGGTTTGGGGCTATTTGGCCAAAGGCAACGATGGGCATACGCTGGTGATGGTTGCCGTCAACTCGCTTACGATGTTGGTGCTGTATGGCGTGCTGGGGGGCTTCTTGCTTGGCGTCGGTCAGTTGCCTGTGCCGTGGCAGGCGTTGCTGCTGTCGATCGCCGTTTACGTGGCATTGCCCTTGGTGGCAGGATACCTCTCGCGCAAGTGGATCATCGCCGCCAAAGGGGAAACGTGGTTTAAAGAGAAGTTCCTTCACTTGCTGACGCCAGTTACGATCGTGGCACTGTTGGTCACGTTAGTGCTTCTCTTTTCGTTCAAAGGAGACGTGATTCTCTCCAATCCTTTAACGATTCTATGGATCGCCGTTCCGCTCTTCCTGCAGACGGTCATTATCTTTGCACTAGGATACGTGGCATCGAAATTTACCGGCCTGACCTACGAAAACGCCGCTCCAACGGCAATGATTGGAGCCTCCAATCACTTTGAAGTCGCGATCGCTACTGCGGTGATGCTGTACGGCCTCGCTTCCGGTGCGGCCCTGGCAACCGTCGTCGGCGTGTTGATTGAAGTGCCGGTCATGCTGATGTTGGTGAGCTTCTGCAAGCGGACGCAAAGTTGGTTCCCGCGAGAAGAAGCCGCTCGTACGGAAGCTGAACCGGTCGCCGTATCTGCCGAGGCGTAA
- a CDS encoding helix-turn-helix transcriptional regulator → MSTQQNTIELETIFRALSDRTRLRILNLLRGGEICVCDLVSVLEVPQPTASRHLAYLRKVDLVLARKEGLWHYYRLNSAKTTFHKRLLGCIEAAAEMDPQFAADVDKLTFADRPNCCD, encoded by the coding sequence ATGAGCACACAGCAAAACACCATCGAACTCGAAACCATTTTTCGGGCATTGTCCGATCGAACGCGACTGCGCATTTTGAATTTGCTGCGAGGCGGCGAGATCTGTGTGTGTGATTTGGTGAGCGTTTTGGAAGTACCTCAGCCGACCGCGTCGCGCCATTTGGCCTACCTTCGTAAGGTCGACTTGGTGCTGGCTCGCAAGGAAGGCTTGTGGCACTACTATCGTTTGAATTCCGCCAAGACGACGTTCCATAAACGTCTATTGGGGTGCATCGAAGCAGCGGCCGAAATGGATCCGCAGTTCGCTGCCGACGTCGATAAGTTGACATTTGCCGACCGCCCGAACTGCTGCGACTAG
- a CDS encoding carboxypeptidase regulatory-like domain-containing protein, whose product MANHLAFSSRAIIVACLCVTWIGCYGKPAGFPDLAEVEGTVTVDGKPVSNLAVAFIPEGGRPSLGITDEFGHYQLSYFRGETGAVLGPHKVMITTNQETAPPPGYRDPIPVQYNLKSTLTAEVQDGENVIDFELESKSRRRR is encoded by the coding sequence ATGGCCAATCACTTGGCTTTTAGCAGCCGAGCAATCATCGTCGCTTGCTTGTGCGTCACTTGGATCGGATGTTACGGAAAGCCGGCCGGTTTTCCTGACTTGGCGGAAGTTGAAGGTACCGTCACCGTCGACGGCAAGCCTGTCAGCAATTTGGCAGTTGCGTTCATTCCCGAAGGTGGACGACCATCGCTCGGCATTACCGACGAGTTTGGTCATTACCAGCTTTCTTACTTTCGTGGGGAAACAGGGGCTGTGCTGGGACCGCACAAAGTGATGATCACCACGAACCAGGAAACGGCTCCACCGCCTGGTTACCGAGACCCCATTCCTGTTCAGTACAACTTGAAGTCGACCCTGACTGCTGAAGTGCAAGACGGAGAGAATGTTATCGACTTCGAGCTGGAATCGAAATCTCGCCGTCGCCGATAG
- a CDS encoding metallophosphoesterase: MSLTSSSLARRRFLQAGGALAGASLFPWNQSLVQAEDATAATPSFRFVHLTDIHAQPELGAAEGWLQCVQKVNQLDPIPDFVITGGDLIMDALAPDAERIDLEWKLFDEASKQLAVPVHHTIGNHDIGGWSPKSKLSKQDPRYGKAMFADRYGQGSTYHSFDHKGWHFVILDSVGKAEPGEPGSGYIGLIDDEQVEWLRNDMEKTGRDTPTVIVTHIPFFSAVLQSMSGPQTPVSRGGLVTNAHEVRKLLEPYNVQLVLSGHGHVRERIDLRGVTYLQGGAVSGGWWRGPLFHEEEAFVVVDCQPGQFDYHFHDYGWDVRKS, encoded by the coding sequence ATGTCTTTGACGTCTTCATCACTTGCGCGTCGTCGTTTCCTTCAAGCTGGCGGAGCACTCGCGGGGGCGAGCCTCTTTCCTTGGAATCAATCCCTCGTCCAGGCAGAAGACGCAACGGCGGCAACGCCCAGCTTTCGCTTCGTACATCTGACCGATATCCATGCTCAGCCAGAACTCGGGGCCGCCGAAGGTTGGCTGCAGTGCGTGCAGAAGGTCAACCAGTTAGACCCGATTCCAGATTTCGTGATCACGGGTGGCGACTTGATCATGGACGCGTTGGCCCCGGATGCGGAGCGAATTGATCTGGAGTGGAAACTGTTCGACGAAGCATCCAAGCAGCTAGCCGTTCCAGTCCATCACACGATCGGTAACCACGACATCGGTGGATGGAGTCCGAAGTCAAAGCTCTCCAAGCAAGACCCTCGCTACGGCAAAGCAATGTTCGCCGACCGTTACGGGCAAGGCAGCACCTACCACAGTTTCGACCACAAAGGTTGGCACTTTGTCATCCTCGACTCAGTTGGCAAAGCCGAGCCTGGCGAGCCAGGCAGCGGCTACATCGGCCTAATCGATGACGAGCAAGTCGAATGGCTGCGTAACGACATGGAAAAGACCGGCCGGGATACGCCGACGGTCATTGTGACGCACATTCCCTTTTTCTCGGCCGTGTTGCAATCGATGTCAGGTCCTCAAACGCCAGTCTCGCGGGGTGGCTTGGTCACCAACGCTCATGAAGTTCGCAAGCTGCTGGAACCTTACAACGTGCAGCTAGTTCTCTCAGGCCATGGCCACGTTCGCGAACGGATCGATCTCCGCGGCGTGACTTACTTGCAAGGGGGAGCGGTCAGTGGCGGATGGTGGCGTGGTCCATTGTTCCACGAAGAAGAGGCCTTCGTCGTCGTTGATTGCCAGCCCGGCCAGTTCGACTATCACTTTCACGACTACGGCTGGGACGTACGAAAGTCATAG
- a CDS encoding sialate O-acetylesterase — translation MRISPHLWLAVAVTLLVAGKPSYSYAEESPALPRPDGQAAKMDQPVKVFILLGQSNMLGFGRIDPVEQQGTLSHLVKQENKYPHLIDDEGNWTERKDVRNVHVMDKRGGDFRDMKHFSDIKNEWLTVKKGHIGPELQFGHIMGHLHEGPVLILKACIGNRSLGWDLLPPGSERFEFEGKTYAGSGDRAPSWVEGEPKKEVNWYAGRQYDADTAHAKHVLKNLADYYPGYQGQGYEVAGFVFWQGHKDQNAAHASRYEQNLVHFIKSLRKDFDAPDAKFVLATIAFGGEELSGHGLTIANAQLAVSGEKDNYPEFHDNVKTVDARPFWRDKEVSPTGAGYHYNHNAETYMEVGNALGWAMADLLDKRPSSH, via the coding sequence ATGCGAATTTCGCCTCATCTTTGGCTTGCTGTTGCCGTTACATTATTGGTCGCCGGGAAGCCAAGTTATTCCTACGCGGAAGAGTCCCCTGCTCTGCCACGTCCTGACGGTCAGGCCGCCAAGATGGATCAGCCGGTCAAAGTGTTCATTCTGCTTGGGCAGTCCAACATGCTCGGTTTCGGTCGGATCGATCCAGTCGAGCAGCAAGGAACCCTCTCGCACTTGGTAAAGCAAGAGAATAAGTATCCCCATTTGATCGATGACGAGGGCAATTGGACAGAGCGAAAAGATGTTCGCAACGTGCATGTCATGGACAAACGGGGTGGCGACTTTCGTGACATGAAGCACTTTAGCGATATCAAGAACGAATGGCTGACGGTGAAGAAGGGGCACATCGGTCCGGAGCTTCAGTTTGGGCATATCATGGGGCACCTTCATGAAGGGCCTGTCCTGATTCTCAAAGCGTGCATCGGCAACCGGAGTCTCGGCTGGGATCTGCTTCCTCCTGGCAGTGAACGCTTTGAGTTTGAAGGAAAGACGTATGCTGGTTCCGGCGACCGGGCTCCTTCCTGGGTGGAAGGTGAGCCCAAGAAAGAAGTCAACTGGTACGCCGGCCGCCAGTACGACGCCGACACTGCCCATGCTAAACATGTGCTCAAAAACCTGGCCGATTATTACCCCGGCTATCAAGGGCAAGGGTATGAAGTTGCGGGATTCGTTTTCTGGCAAGGGCATAAAGATCAGAACGCAGCCCACGCGAGTCGATACGAGCAAAACCTGGTGCATTTCATCAAGTCACTTCGCAAAGATTTTGACGCTCCAGATGCCAAGTTCGTACTGGCAACCATCGCTTTTGGCGGCGAGGAACTTAGCGGGCACGGACTCACGATTGCCAATGCACAGTTAGCCGTCAGTGGCGAAAAGGATAACTATCCCGAGTTTCATGACAACGTGAAGACCGTCGATGCGCGGCCGTTTTGGCGAGACAAAGAGGTCTCACCCACGGGGGCCGGTTATCACTACAACCACAACGCCGAAACTTACATGGAAGTAGGCAACGCGTTAGGCTGGGCCATGGCAGACCTGCTTGATAAACGCCCAAGCTCGCATTAG
- a CDS encoding DUF1559 domain-containing protein, whose product MIVSRSNRAFQKAFTLVELLVVIAIIGVLIALLLPAVQQAREAARRMECTSHLKQIGLAMHNYHDTFGTLPSSYIDNNPEQGSSIDTAENLNGLGWGTMLLPFLEQRALYEEIGNQTNNFSNNWLDANGDGTAAANDAIPAATQVLSMFLCPSDTSSGLNDKKGGFGTSNYLVNGGTGGGSPYGVSAAGLRDGVFFASSKRRLGDLTDGTSNTILVGERTTADDKVGSCRGSNCLWEGGLWIGPRKYNGVVAVSSGLQMVDVEFMGGGSTAYLINGSLTVTWGYAYNASSLHPGGIQVVLGDGSARFLTEHISLPNYRRLMQPQDGEVIGEF is encoded by the coding sequence ATGATCGTTTCGCGCTCGAATCGTGCCTTTCAAAAGGCGTTTACCTTAGTCGAATTGCTAGTCGTGATCGCCATTATCGGTGTTCTGATTGCATTGCTTTTGCCTGCCGTTCAGCAAGCTCGTGAAGCGGCTCGTCGGATGGAATGCACCAGCCATTTGAAGCAAATTGGCTTGGCGATGCACAACTACCACGACACATTCGGTACGCTTCCTTCCAGCTATATCGACAACAATCCAGAACAAGGTTCCAGCATCGATACGGCGGAAAACCTGAACGGTCTCGGTTGGGGAACGATGCTTCTTCCGTTCCTCGAACAGCGTGCTTTGTACGAAGAGATCGGCAACCAGACCAATAACTTCTCGAACAACTGGCTCGATGCCAACGGCGACGGAACGGCTGCTGCTAATGATGCAATTCCTGCTGCAACGCAGGTACTGTCCATGTTCCTATGTCCATCCGATACCAGCAGCGGATTGAATGACAAGAAGGGTGGCTTCGGTACGTCGAACTACCTGGTCAACGGCGGCACCGGCGGCGGAAGCCCTTATGGTGTTTCGGCAGCCGGTCTTCGCGACGGTGTTTTCTTTGCCAGCTCGAAGCGACGCCTGGGCGACTTGACCGATGGTACCTCGAACACCATTCTCGTGGGCGAACGAACGACGGCCGACGATAAAGTTGGTAGCTGCCGCGGATCGAACTGCTTGTGGGAAGGTGGTCTCTGGATCGGCCCTCGTAAGTACAATGGTGTTGTCGCCGTTTCGTCTGGCTTGCAGATGGTCGATGTCGAGTTCATGGGTGGCGGAAGTACGGCTTACTTGATCAACGGTTCGTTGACGGTCACTTGGGGCTATGCCTACAACGCTTCGAGCCTACACCCAGGCGGTATTCAAGTGGTACTGGGGGATGGATCGGCTCGATTCCTGACTGAGCATATCTCGCTTCCAAACTATCGTCGCTTGATGCAGCCACAAGATGGCGAAGTGATCGGCGAGTTTTAA
- a CDS encoding cation:dicarboxylate symporter family transporter, which yields MTPSETASTPPAKPHNTGRKVALGLVAGVVCGILFGEYCQAFDVVGWAYVGLLQMTVLPYLAVSLVSKLGRLDLSKAGQLGLRGLVALLCFWAVGVLLVTAVSAVLPPIEGASFFHGEAIPTTSEDKDALSMFIPTNIFYSLSHNMVPAVVVFCLFCGIALISIPTKEPLLNLLDTCSQVISRINLFLVRWAPLGLFALTASAAGTFRVEDLSRLQAYLVLYGLVSAVCIFGVFPLLICSVTTLRYRDILGAAQEPLYMAIATGKLFVTLPQIVEKCEWLIQQQNRETTPADEATPNVLVPLAYPFPHVGKILSFVFISFSAWYVGQDLTTSQTLLMASTGAVSSFASPLITMPYLLDEFHLPQDLMAFFILPGFITMRLGDMVGVMHLIALTLVVHQAMQSRLRIRWRYLSASLGGLLACSLLVGLGARWYLTSTVLEYNLDKQFLSLEIPRPHDDVVVFDDTQSREPASDLPESTLERIRTTNVLRVGYPANHVPYCYRNGDGELVGFDVELMHLLASRLDVRLEFVPFDKSRLYDDLDAQQFDLAIGGVLKTPERMLHISFSDSYEEATIAVALKDYRRREGAQWADLNRLPNFRLAVISEDLAAAAKHEFPSANVSVIDSYEAFFESQQDEFDGLLISAEEGAVWNVLHPDFTTVIPTPVLKRPVGFAIHLNDSEWNDFLDNWIEFERLDGSFDRLRKYWIEGDGTHIRQPRWCVLQDILQWYREEPTMP from the coding sequence ATGACGCCCTCTGAAACCGCCTCTACGCCCCCAGCGAAACCTCACAACACCGGCCGTAAAGTTGCTCTCGGCTTAGTGGCAGGGGTCGTCTGTGGCATCCTATTTGGCGAGTACTGCCAGGCATTCGACGTCGTGGGTTGGGCGTACGTAGGGCTGTTGCAGATGACAGTCTTACCGTACCTGGCGGTTTCTTTGGTGTCGAAACTGGGACGGCTCGATTTGTCGAAGGCAGGCCAACTAGGTTTACGAGGGCTGGTCGCGCTGCTTTGCTTTTGGGCGGTGGGTGTTCTCTTGGTGACCGCTGTTTCGGCCGTGCTGCCCCCGATTGAAGGAGCTTCGTTCTTTCACGGCGAGGCCATTCCGACGACGTCCGAAGACAAGGACGCTTTGTCGATGTTCATCCCAACGAACATCTTCTATTCGTTGTCGCATAATATGGTTCCTGCCGTGGTGGTCTTCTGCTTGTTTTGCGGAATCGCATTGATCTCGATTCCCACGAAAGAACCTCTGCTGAACCTGCTCGATACTTGCTCTCAGGTCATCTCGCGAATCAATCTGTTCCTTGTTCGCTGGGCTCCGCTGGGGCTCTTTGCCCTGACCGCCTCGGCGGCTGGTACATTTCGCGTGGAAGATCTATCACGGCTTCAAGCCTATTTGGTGCTGTATGGTTTGGTATCAGCGGTCTGCATTTTCGGTGTGTTCCCATTGCTGATCTGCAGTGTGACGACACTGCGGTATCGCGACATTCTGGGTGCCGCCCAGGAGCCGTTGTATATGGCTATCGCTACTGGGAAGCTGTTTGTCACGCTGCCACAGATCGTCGAAAAGTGCGAATGGCTCATCCAGCAACAAAACCGCGAAACGACGCCAGCCGATGAAGCGACCCCCAACGTGCTTGTTCCGCTGGCCTATCCCTTCCCGCATGTCGGAAAGATTCTCTCGTTTGTCTTCATTTCGTTTTCGGCCTGGTACGTCGGCCAAGACCTGACGACGAGTCAAACCTTGCTGATGGCATCGACTGGCGCCGTCTCAAGTTTTGCCAGCCCGTTGATCACGATGCCCTATCTGCTGGACGAATTCCATCTTCCACAAGACTTGATGGCGTTCTTTATCTTGCCTGGCTTCATCACGATGCGACTGGGAGACATGGTCGGTGTGATGCACTTGATTGCGTTGACGCTGGTCGTACACCAAGCAATGCAAAGTCGACTGAGGATACGTTGGCGATACCTATCCGCTTCCCTTGGCGGGCTTTTGGCTTGCAGCCTTCTCGTTGGCCTCGGGGCACGTTGGTACCTAACGTCGACAGTGCTGGAATACAATCTAGACAAACAGTTCCTCTCGCTCGAGATTCCTCGGCCTCATGACGATGTCGTGGTTTTCGACGACACGCAGTCGCGAGAACCGGCTTCCGACTTGCCGGAGTCTACGCTTGAACGCATTAGAACCACGAATGTGCTGCGAGTCGGTTATCCGGCGAATCATGTTCCGTATTGTTATCGCAACGGCGACGGTGAACTGGTTGGCTTCGATGTCGAGTTGATGCATTTGCTGGCAAGCCGATTAGACGTTCGTCTCGAATTTGTACCGTTCGACAAAAGCAGACTTTACGACGACCTCGACGCGCAGCAGTTCGATCTTGCCATCGGCGGTGTACTGAAGACGCCAGAGCGGATGCTGCACATCAGCTTTAGCGACTCTTACGAAGAGGCGACGATTGCGGTTGCACTGAAAGACTATCGACGCCGCGAAGGTGCCCAGTGGGCCGACTTGAATCGCCTGCCCAATTTCCGCTTGGCAGTGATCTCGGAAGATCTCGCCGCGGCCGCGAAACATGAATTCCCTTCAGCCAACGTGTCGGTGATCGATTCCTATGAAGCGTTCTTTGAAAGCCAACAAGATGAGTTCGACGGCTTGCTGATTTCTGCAGAAGAAGGAGCCGTGTGGAACGTTTTGCACCCTGATTTCACGACGGTCATACCGACGCCTGTGCTGAAACGTCCCGTTGGCTTCGCCATTCACTTGAACGACTCGGAATGGAACGATTTCCTCGACAATTGGATCGAGTTCGAGCGACTCGATGGCTCCTTCGATCGCTTACGAAAGTATTGGATCGAAGGAGATGGAACCCACATCCGGCAACCGCGATGGTGCGTGCTGCAAGACATCCTGCAGTGGTATCGCGAAGAGCCTACGATGCCGTAG